A genomic stretch from Mya arenaria isolate MELC-2E11 chromosome 10, ASM2691426v1 includes:
- the LOC128206147 gene encoding uncharacterized protein LOC128206147 isoform X3 has translation MNRTSNGTMELTQNISTNFFNSTTTNSVEHSENGSTLNVTEKILSQRPFVNATSGALFEFVESEAMKINIYPLVFAFCYAILGFIGNTIVIYVYLWKLKKNRTRVFILCLGILDWLNCTFSMPLEIAILLNPLSFDHHWVCKITRGCTYVINNTGSLVFVSIAIERFLVVHYPIKSRQLTPRFAKGLCLVAFLIASVVSWPSYVFYGTHTLTFPIPKFHANVIGKTCLIADEHENRKGIILIYTTILFTLLIFTFVVLSTLYIAIGRKIYMATCTDFGHDEEGTATKRFGKSIISALTGVTKEKDVVQLRRQSTQISERAFETDSNNDSGMKSSLNRGSFWKRLSLKSKKPVLRSQSAVEFKIDEEESCMTSYDTSCNDSNNYLGASLRQSSRPPEKRLTRKRSTIKMRATRTNTIMMRVIQAVRKKPRLLQGDTIHETRRKLDFTQRIRIFVLM, from the coding sequence ATGAACAGAACTTCGAACGGCACGATGGAGTTAACTCAgaacatttcaacaaatttcTTTAATTCGACAACCACTAATTCTGTAGAACATAGTGAAAATGGATCAACGTTgaatgttacagaaaaaatattatcgCAAAGACCGTTTGTCAACGCCACAAGTGGAGCTCTGTTTGAATTTGTTGAAAGCGAAGCGatgaaaattaacatttatcCTCTGGTTTTCGCATTCTGTTACGCTATTCTTGGGTTCATTGGTAACACTATAGTAATTTATGTGTACTTGTGGAAGTTGAAGAAGAACAGAACAcgagtgtttattttgtgtttaggAATTCTAGATTGGCTGAACTGTACGTTTTCTATGCCGCTTGAAATTGCGATTCTGTTGAATCCATTATCGTTTGACCACCACTGGGTTTGCAAAATAACTCGAGGTTGTACGTACGTGATCAACAACACCGGCAGTCTTGTGTTTGTTTCTATTGCAATTGAGCGATTCCTGGTCGTTCACTATCCTATAAAAAGTCGCCAGCTCACGCCGCGATTTGCGAAAGGACTTTGTCTGGTGGCGTTTCTTATAGCCTCGGTTGTGTCATGGCCATCATACGTGTTTTATGGTACTCATACCCTTACTTTTCCTATACCGAAATTTCACGCAAATGTCATCGGAAAGACTTGTTTGATAGCCGATGAACATGAAAATAGAAAAGGAATCATTTTGATATACACCACAATATTATTTACTCTTTTGATCTTTACGTTCGTTGTTTTGTCGACGTTGTATATTGCGATTGGCCGAAAGATTTATATGGCGACTTGCACTGATTTTGGCCATGACGAAGAGGGGACAGCGACAAAGAGGTTCGGCAAAAGTATTATTTCGGCACTAACTGGTGTCACAAAAGAGAAGGACGTTGTCCAGCTAAGGAGACAATCAACACAAATCAGCGAACGTGCATTTGAAACCGACAGCAATAACGACTCCGGAATGAAAAGTTCTCTTAACAGAGGCTCGTTCTGGAAACGACTATCTTTGAAAAGCAAAAAGCCAGTTTTGAGATCTCAAAGTGCGGTGGAATTTAAAATTGACGAGGAAGAATCGTGCATGACATCCTACGACACAAGTTGTAACgattcaaataattatctaGGAGCTTCACTACGACAGTCGAGTCGGCCACCAGAAAAAAGATTAACTCGAAAACGATCGACCATAAAAATGAGAGCCACGAGGACGAATACAATTATGATGAGAGTG
- the LOC128206147 gene encoding uncharacterized protein LOC128206147 isoform X1 has translation MNRTSNGTMELTQNISTNFFNSTTTNSVEHSENGSTLNVTEKILSQRPFVNATSGALFEFVESEAMKINIYPLVFAFCYAILGFIGNTIVIYVYLWKLKKNRTRVFILCLGILDWLNCTFSMPLEIAILLNPLSFDHHWVCKITRGCTYVINNTGSLVFVSIAIERFLVVHYPIKSRQLTPRFAKGLCLVAFLIASVVSWPSYVFYGTHTLTFPIPKFHANVIGKTCLIADEHENRKGIILIYTTILFTLLIFTFVVLSTLYIAIGRKIYMATCTDFGHDEEGTATKRFGKSIISALTGVTKEKDVVQLRRQSTQISERAFETDSNNDSGMKSSLNRGSFWKRLSLKSKKPVLRSQSAVEFKIDEEESCMTSYDTSCNDSNNYLGASLRQSSRPPEKRLTRKRSTIKMRATRTNTIMMRVVTIAFMLSYTPFLIILIIRYTHDQDSLAYYMSLDTPNKVAYKVFLNTYFINSMINPYIYGFMNTKFRKQVNELFRKIFCSLCITNRN, from the coding sequence ATGAACAGAACTTCGAACGGCACGATGGAGTTAACTCAgaacatttcaacaaatttcTTTAATTCGACAACCACTAATTCTGTAGAACATAGTGAAAATGGATCAACGTTgaatgttacagaaaaaatattatcgCAAAGACCGTTTGTCAACGCCACAAGTGGAGCTCTGTTTGAATTTGTTGAAAGCGAAGCGatgaaaattaacatttatcCTCTGGTTTTCGCATTCTGTTACGCTATTCTTGGGTTCATTGGTAACACTATAGTAATTTATGTGTACTTGTGGAAGTTGAAGAAGAACAGAACAcgagtgtttattttgtgtttaggAATTCTAGATTGGCTGAACTGTACGTTTTCTATGCCGCTTGAAATTGCGATTCTGTTGAATCCATTATCGTTTGACCACCACTGGGTTTGCAAAATAACTCGAGGTTGTACGTACGTGATCAACAACACCGGCAGTCTTGTGTTTGTTTCTATTGCAATTGAGCGATTCCTGGTCGTTCACTATCCTATAAAAAGTCGCCAGCTCACGCCGCGATTTGCGAAAGGACTTTGTCTGGTGGCGTTTCTTATAGCCTCGGTTGTGTCATGGCCATCATACGTGTTTTATGGTACTCATACCCTTACTTTTCCTATACCGAAATTTCACGCAAATGTCATCGGAAAGACTTGTTTGATAGCCGATGAACATGAAAATAGAAAAGGAATCATTTTGATATACACCACAATATTATTTACTCTTTTGATCTTTACGTTCGTTGTTTTGTCGACGTTGTATATTGCGATTGGCCGAAAGATTTATATGGCGACTTGCACTGATTTTGGCCATGACGAAGAGGGGACAGCGACAAAGAGGTTCGGCAAAAGTATTATTTCGGCACTAACTGGTGTCACAAAAGAGAAGGACGTTGTCCAGCTAAGGAGACAATCAACACAAATCAGCGAACGTGCATTTGAAACCGACAGCAATAACGACTCCGGAATGAAAAGTTCTCTTAACAGAGGCTCGTTCTGGAAACGACTATCTTTGAAAAGCAAAAAGCCAGTTTTGAGATCTCAAAGTGCGGTGGAATTTAAAATTGACGAGGAAGAATCGTGCATGACATCCTACGACACAAGTTGTAACgattcaaataattatctaGGAGCTTCACTACGACAGTCGAGTCGGCCACCAGAAAAAAGATTAACTCGAAAACGATCGACCATAAAAATGAGAGCCACGAGGACGAATACAATTATGATGAGAGTGGTAACCATTGCATTTATGTTGTCATACACGCCGTTTCTGATTATCTTGATAATTAGGTATACTCATGACCAGGATTCCTTGGCTTATTATATGTCTCTGGATACTCCAAATAAGGTTGCTTATAAAGTGTTTCTCAATACCTATTTCATTAATAGTATGATCAATCCATATATTTACGGTTTTATGAACACTAAATTTCGGAAGCAAGTGAACGAATTATTCCGCAAAATATTCTGTTCATTGTGCATCACAAACAGAAACTAA